One Rhodospirillales bacterium genomic window carries:
- a CDS encoding peptidase M48, with translation MPGPLSRVAFAFVLAGALAPLAACTVNPATGQQSFTGFMSESEELRVGAQEHPKILREFGGAYDNPALADYVRRVGESLVRVSETPNLRYTFTVLNDDKVNAFALPGGYVYITRGLLALAENEAEMAGVLAHEIGHVVARHTAQRYSQAMAANIGLTVLGVLGQAAGVPGAASDLAQFGAAAALQSYSREQELESDMLAVRYMVRTGYAPGAMNSFFRKMEANDRLLAELEGRPGGDDRYNIMSTHPRTSQRIDQAIALAQVNSAPGLRYERKAFLDRIDGMTFGDDPRQGIRRGREFVHPELRFRFTVPQGFALFNSPRQVIARGPQQSLIVFDMESEAKARAAGPLDRYLTHEWGARFALRDVEPITVNGLSGATGRTRVQTRNGVMDLRLVAMRADAARIYRMVFVTPPRLTDSLRTELQRTTYSFRLLTPAEAAGVKPLRIALVTAKAGDTAESLAARMPFPDHRLEWFETLNGLARGQPLVPGETFKTVVE, from the coding sequence GGACCCCTTTCCCGCGTCGCTTTCGCCTTCGTTCTCGCCGGCGCGCTCGCGCCGCTCGCGGCCTGCACCGTCAATCCCGCGACCGGGCAGCAGAGCTTCACCGGCTTCATGTCGGAAAGCGAAGAGCTGCGCGTCGGCGCCCAGGAGCATCCCAAGATCCTGCGCGAATTCGGCGGCGCCTACGACAATCCGGCGCTCGCCGATTACGTGCGGCGGGTCGGGGAATCGCTCGTGCGCGTCTCGGAAACGCCGAACCTTCGCTATACTTTCACTGTTCTCAATGACGACAAGGTCAACGCCTTCGCGCTGCCCGGCGGTTACGTCTACATCACCCGCGGCCTGCTCGCGCTCGCCGAAAACGAAGCCGAAATGGCGGGGGTGCTCGCCCACGAAATCGGCCATGTGGTCGCCCGCCACACCGCCCAGCGCTACAGCCAGGCGATGGCCGCCAACATCGGCCTGACCGTCCTCGGCGTGCTCGGTCAGGCCGCCGGCGTGCCGGGCGCCGCCTCCGACCTCGCCCAATTCGGCGCCGCCGCCGCGCTGCAAAGCTATTCGCGCGAGCAGGAATTGGAATCGGACATGCTCGCGGTCCGCTACATGGTCCGGACCGGCTACGCGCCCGGGGCCATGAACAGCTTCTTCCGCAAGATGGAGGCCAACGACCGCCTGCTGGCCGAACTGGAAGGGCGGCCCGGCGGCGACGACCGCTACAACATCATGTCGACGCACCCGCGCACGTCGCAGCGCATCGACCAGGCGATCGCGCTGGCCCAGGTCAATTCGGCGCCCGGTCTCCGTTACGAACGCAAGGCCTTCCTCGACCGCATCGACGGCATGACCTTCGGCGACGATCCCCGCCAGGGTATCCGGCGCGGCCGCGAGTTCGTTCACCCCGAACTGCGCTTCCGCTTCACCGTGCCGCAGGGGTTCGCGCTGTTCAACTCGCCGCGCCAGGTGATCGCGCGCGGGCCGCAGCAATCGCTGATCGTTTTCGACATGGAATCCGAAGCCAAGGCGCGCGCCGCCGGCCCGCTCGACCGCTACCTGACCCACGAGTGGGGCGCGCGGTTCGCGCTGCGCGACGTCGAACCCATTACCGTCAACGGCCTGTCCGGCGCGACCGGCCGGACGCGGGTGCAAACCCGGAACGGCGTGATGGACCTGCGCCTGGTGGCCATGCGCGCGGACGCGGCGCGGATCTATCGCATGGTGTTCGTGACGCCGCCCCGGTTGACCGATTCGCTCCGCACCGAGTTGCAGCGCACCACCTATTCGTTTCGCCTGTTGACGCCGGCCGAGGCGGCGGGGGTCAAGCCGCTGCGCATCGCCCTGGTTACCGCCAAGGCGGGCGACACCGCCGAATCGCTCGCGGCGCGCATGCCGTTCCCGGACCACAGGCTCGAATGGTTCGAGACCCTGAACGGCCTCGCCCGCGGGCAACCGCTGGTGCCGGGCGAAACCTTCAAGACGGTCGTCGAATAA
- a CDS encoding carbonic anhydrase: MDLLIEGYRRFRARTWDRQRTRFRALADSGQRPQALVVACADSRVDPQMIFDAAPGELFVVRNVANLVPPYMPDKKLHGTSAALEFGVRALAVPNLIVIGHAMCGGIQALLQGAPKETPDFVESWVAIADPARQAVSQTPAADRQQACEHEAIRLSLRNLDTFPWIRDRVAAGRLRLDGYYFDIRSGILMRLGADGVFAPVPIDAE, translated from the coding sequence ATGGATCTATTGATCGAGGGTTACCGCCGCTTTCGCGCCCGCACCTGGGACCGCCAGCGAACCCGCTTCCGGGCGCTCGCCGACAGCGGCCAACGGCCGCAAGCCCTCGTCGTCGCCTGCGCCGATTCGCGGGTCGATCCGCAAATGATCTTCGATGCCGCGCCGGGAGAGCTGTTCGTCGTCCGCAACGTCGCCAACCTCGTGCCCCCCTATATGCCGGACAAGAAGCTGCACGGCACCAGCGCCGCGCTCGAATTCGGCGTTCGTGCCCTCGCCGTTCCGAATTTGATCGTGATCGGCCACGCCATGTGCGGGGGCATCCAGGCGCTGCTTCAGGGGGCGCCGAAGGAAACGCCCGATTTCGTCGAATCCTGGGTGGCGATCGCCGATCCGGCGCGCCAAGCGGTCAGCCAAACGCCGGCGGCCGACCGCCAACAGGCCTGCGAACACGAAGCCATCCGGTTGTCGCTCAGAAATCTCGACACGTTCCCGTGGATTCGGGACAGGGTCGCCGCCGGCCGGCTGCGACTCGACGGTTATTACTTCGATATCCGTTCGGGGATTCTGATGCGCCTCGGCGCCGACGGCGTTTTCGCGCCCGTCCCCATAGACGCCGAATAA